Proteins from a single region of Bacteroidetes bacterium SB0662_bin_6:
- a CDS encoding mannose-1-phosphate guanylyltransferase: MAYAVIMAGGIGSRFWPQSRENNPKQFLAIHGGDTLIRSTMSRLRGIIPDENVFVVTHRRYVDQTQEQLPTVPAENILAEPVGRNTGPCIALAAIQLLARDPDAIMIALPADHVIRNSRRFHKALRTAIGKAKEKDTLVTIGIEPTHPETGYGYVQYEGHVDRDLKTPEALPVRTFAEKPDIETAERFLDSGDFLWNSGIFVWRADSILNAIQHHLPKVFRAFEPVRDALGTAQETKAVSEAYAKSPTISIDYGVMERADKVFVVPASFGWSDVGDWAAVYTLRKKDKQGNTLNGNVILNDSSRCLIDANQRLVVLIGMHDTIVVDTEDALLICNRESAQQVKNIVDYLHAHRLEDYY; encoded by the coding sequence ATGGCATATGCCGTAATCATGGCGGGCGGAATCGGTAGTCGATTCTGGCCGCAAAGCCGCGAGAACAATCCCAAGCAATTTCTGGCGATTCACGGCGGAGATACACTGATCCGCAGCACCATGTCCCGCTTGCGAGGCATCATCCCGGACGAGAACGTTTTTGTCGTCACGCACCGCCGGTACGTCGATCAGACACAGGAACAACTTCCCACCGTTCCCGCGGAAAACATCCTTGCCGAGCCTGTCGGACGCAACACGGGGCCATGCATTGCCCTTGCCGCCATACAATTGCTTGCGCGGGACCCCGACGCCATCATGATCGCCTTGCCGGCCGACCATGTCATCCGTAACTCCAGGCGGTTTCACAAGGCGCTCCGCACCGCTATCGGCAAGGCAAAAGAAAAGGATACCCTCGTTACGATCGGTATCGAACCTACCCATCCGGAGACAGGATACGGGTACGTGCAATACGAAGGGCACGTCGATCGTGACCTGAAAACGCCGGAGGCCCTTCCTGTCCGGACCTTTGCCGAGAAACCCGACATCGAAACCGCCGAACGCTTTCTGGATTCGGGGGATTTTCTCTGGAACAGCGGGATTTTTGTGTGGCGCGCCGATTCTATCCTGAACGCTATACAACACCATCTGCCCAAGGTCTTTCGGGCCTTCGAACCCGTACGGGATGCGCTCGGTACCGCACAGGAAACCAAGGCTGTCTCGGAAGCTTATGCTAAAAGCCCCACTATTTCGATCGATTACGGGGTCATGGAGCGGGCAGACAAGGTGTTTGTGGTGCCCGCCTCATTCGGTTGGAGTGACGTCGGCGACTGGGCAGCGGTGTATACGCTTCGCAAAAAAGACAAACAGGGTAATACGCTCAATGGGAACGTGATTCTGAACGACTCGAGCAGATGCCTGATTGACGCCAACCAGCGACTCGTCGTGCTGATAGGCATGCACGACACGATTGTGGTCGATACGGAAGACGCCCTGCTGATCTGCAACCGGGAAAGCGCCCAACAGGTTAAAAACATTGTGGATTACCTGCATGCGCACCGGCTTGAGGACTACTATTGA